The Chryseobacterium sp. G0186 genome includes the window TGATTTCAACATTTAATTCTTCAAACTCAGTGATGGTATACTTCTGCTCTTCCTGCGAAAACGGAATTCCGAACTGGTATTTCTTAAGCTTATTCAGAATCTGGTAGAACGGTCGCATCGCTTTATTAAGAAGATACCCATTAACAGCAACAATACTAATCACCAAAAGAACATAAAGTACAATTAAGGCTGTAGTAAGATCATAGATCAATTCATCCTCCTCTACTGTGGAAGTTCTGATCACCAATCTCTGATGATTCCTGAACTGATCGATAAAATCAGCCTCAAGCACTCTGTATGGCTGATCTTTATCATCATACTCCATATAATACATCTTATTATAGAGCCTGCTTTTATTTTTATATTCTCCGGCAGCAATAGGCATGATCTTGAATTCATTGAAGCCAAAATCATTGTTTTTTAACAGCTGTGGATTAAGATAAACGGCTTTAATGATCTGTATTTTTCTATCTTTTAAGCCATCATCCACATTGTCATGTACTTCATCCAGAATATAGGCATAAAATAACCCTGCCCAAACAGCAATAATCAGCAGAAGGATCATGATAAGGTATTTTATGGTGTAGTATTTTAAAGAAACTTTCATTAGATAAATTTATACCCTATTCCGTATACCGCCTGAAAATCTGCTTCTGCATGAAGTGTTTTCAATTTTTTACGAAGATTCTTAATCTGTGAATAAATAAAATCCAGACTGTCTGCCTGATCTATATAATCTCCCCAAATAGCTTCTGCCAAGGTGGTTTTCTGCAATGTTTTTTCCGGATGAATAACAAAGTAATACAAAAGATCATATTCTTTACGGTTAAGGGCTAATTCCTCATTACCTATCATCACTTTTCTGTTTTCAGGATCTATGCTTATGTTTTTATATCGGATAACGTTCTCACCGTCCTGGTTCTTTCTTCTTATTACCGACCTTATCCTCGCCATCAGCTCTGCAAGATGAAAAGGCTTTGCAAGATAATCGTCCGCTCCTATTTCCAGTCCGGTTACTTTATCATCAACGGAATCTTTGGCAGAAAGAATGATGACCGGATCTTTCTTGTGAAGCTTTTTAATTTCTCTCAACAGGTCTATTCCACTTCCGTCAGGCAGCATTATATCCAGAAGAATGCAGTCATATTCGTAGGAAATTATCTTCTCCAGCCCTGAACTGTAGTTTTCTGCATATTCTACAATGAAATGTTCTGCTTCCAGAAATTTCTGTACAGTCTCTCTTAATTCCGGCTCATCTTCTACTATTAAAATCTTCATCCCCTCTTATGGTTTGCAATGCTCTGAAGCACGGTTAAACTTATATCAAATATATGAAATTATGAGGTGAGAAGCCAGAAGAGAGAGGGAGGAAATTACCCATAACTGCTTGCCTTTTATATTGATCAGAGGTCAGTGGATAATTTCTATATAAACTGCCGCTACTTCTCTCTTCCAGCCTCCTGCTTCCTTACTTAATTGATTTTACAAAACGTCCATCTGTATCAAAAATGAGACAGAGCCCATTCATCAGATGAATTTTATAGGCATTATATTTTTTCTCAATGGAATTAACCACACTGCACGGATGGTGCCTGGTCATAAAAGACACAATAGATTTTCTAATCTCAAGGGAAGAAACCTTTCCTCCATTACTTCTAATTAAACTCCAGTTGACCATAATTTTAAAGTTTTTATTGTTAATTTCGTTATGTTGAACTAGTCATCAATTCTTTTAAAATTTCCGTTCTTGTCAAACTCCAGTTCCAATCCGTTGGAAAGCTCTGCTTTATAAGACCATCTTTTCTTCTCTATTTTAATAATATACGTATTCGGAAAGTTTTTGGTGCTGTAGTTTCTGATCGATACAGGAATAAATCCATATGGTATTTTCTGATGTTTGCCATCTACTTCTTTCCAGTTTCCGTTACTTTCAAACTCCATCTTCATTCCGTTGCTCAGATATACCTTGTAATCATCCACTCCATAAATTTCCCGGTCTTCTATGGCTGAACTTACAGCAATCCCTTTAAAATGGCTTGCAAGAAAGTTCTTCGTTGTTTTTGGTAATTGATTAGGATTGATCGCTCTGTCCTGTGCAGACATTAAACCTCCCATTAACATAAAAATTAAAATAAATACTCCTGTGATTTTCTTTACATTTTTCATAACATTAAATTTTTTTTGTCATTATTATGAAGCAAAGGTCCAAATCAATTTAGGAAAGAATTGGGAAAAACTTAATGGAGGAAAAATAATTAAACCATTAAGGAAGAATAAGTTTTTAAGAGAATGAAGACAAACTGCCTTACTTCCCTCAAGAGCTCACTCGTCTTAATGGTTTAAATAAATTTGTTTTGAAGCTTTATCAGGGATAAACTATAGGTATTCCTTAATCTGCTGAAGATGGGTAATAGCCTTTAATCCGGTATCTTTTTTATCTTCCTTATAAACATCAAAGAAAATAGAATCCATCCCGAAATCTCTTGCTCCCATGGCATCAGCAATCCAGTCGTCTCCGATCAGGATACTTTCCTCTTTCTTAGCATCGGAAAGTTCAAGGCAATATTCAAAAATTCTGGGATTAGGTTTCCTTACCCCCACGGCATCGGCGCTGGTAATTGTCTTAAAGTAAGGCGCAATTCCGGATAACGTACATTTTCTTTCCGTTACCTCCTGAAATCCGTTAGAAATAATGTGTAAGGTATAATTCTTAGCTTTTAAATAATCAAGAATATCTTCTGCACCTTCCACCAATTCGTTATGGCTTACCATGTTGTCCAGAAAATGTTCTTCAAAATAAAGTGACAGTTCTTTATCATCCACTCCAAAATGAAGGAAAGAATCATAAAAACGGTGTTCTCTCAAATACTCTTTGCCTATCATTCCATCTCTTATCTTTTCCCATAGCTCTTCATTGATCTCATGGTAAACAGCATGAAACTCTTCAAAGTCGATATTATACTTCGATGTGATTTCCTGCTTCTCGAAAAGTTCTTTGATGGTTAGATAGGCATTTCTGCGATGATCCCAGAGCGTATTGTCCAGGTCAAAAAAAACGTGCTGCATTTTCATACAGCACAAAGTTAGTCATTTTAATTTTTGGAAATAGGGTAATTCTTGCTCTTGCTTTTCACAATTTCAAGATTTTTAGAAAAATTGAGCAGAAAATCTATAGTTTGTTTCTTAGGTTTCAAAGTTTTCACTTTTAAGGAATCATTTTTTTTCATAGGCGAAGTATGTTTCCAATTAAACGTGAAAATTTACAAAATATTATCTATCTGGTTAATATTATGTTATTTTCATCCATGATTTTTCTCAGGTTGATGAGTGCATATCTTACTCTTCCTAAGGTCGTATTAATGCTCATATCAGTATGATCTGCAATTTCCTTAAAGCTCAACCCGTCAAAGAATCTTAATTTGATTACTTCCTGTTGATTTTGCGGTAAAAATTGCAACATTCTCAAAAGGTCCTCCTGGATCTGGTTGGTCACCAACTGATCTTCAATATTCTCCGAGGGTTCTCTGATAAGATCAAAAATAGAATATTCATCAGTTTCAAATGTAGTTTCTGAAACTTTGATATTTTTGGCTTTTGATCTGAAATGGTCAATGATTAGGTTGTGAGAAATTCTTTTGGCCCAAAGGATGAATTTACCCTCTTCGTTATAACGTCCTTCCTTTAGCATGACAATGATTTTCATGAATGTATCCTGAAAAATATCATTGGCTAAATCTTCATCATTAATTTTGTAAAAAATGAATGTAAACAGTTCTCTCTGATGGCGGTGAATAAGGGTAGACAATGAGCCCTCGTCACCTTTCTGGTAAAGCGAAATTAGTAAACTATCCGATTTTGATTTCATAACTCTTCTCAATATAAATATTTGCAGACAGGCAATCCTCCAGATATTTCATCTGGTCTTTGCTGTATATACAAAACAGTTTTCTAGAGTAGAGTCTCTTCAATAGGCGGTACACTTATATTATGGTGTAAATATAATAATTTTTTAATAACTGTTAACCTATTATTAATTTTTCACAATAAAAATTTAAAAAAAATCATTTAAACATGTCATGAATGAAGACAGTAGGGATATTTAATGTAAAATTAATATTCAGTCCTTTCATTTCTTTTCCGTTTAATCGGGTATCTCCGATAGGGAATGCGTAGCCTCCGGTAAGATCCAGCATTCCAAACAAAGTAACCCCAATCTTCGGAGCAATGTACTTATTGGTGCTCTCAGCCCCCACTAAGAAGTAATAAGAGTGGTAAAAATCCACATTCTTTTCAAAATTAAGCAATACATCCGCCTGAAGTTTCGGCATGATCGCAAACTTGGAATCTGCAACACCCATTAACGCGGAACCTCCCAATCTGTAGATTACATCATCATTTTTAAGAAAAAGCAATTTACCTCCCACTTCTCCGAAGCTTTGATTCTGATAGGTATATCCTACACTGATCATTTTATGCATGGTATATTGGGCCTTCACTAATGTGCTCAGTAAAAACAGGGAAAAAATTGTAATTGCAGTTCTAAAATTCATCATCTCTCAATTTATTAAGGTGTAAAATTAAAAAAAACTGCCTTATCAGAAGATAAAGCAGTTCATATATTTATTCCAAAGAAAAAATTAAATTCCGAAAGCGGCTTTAATTTCCTCCAGTTTGTCTAATTTCTCCCAAGTAAAGAACTCAAGACCCTCTAACGTAAGCTCATTCTTATGCCCTTTGTTGAACGTCTTATCAGCTACATAATGTTCTCTACCCATGTGACCGTAAGAAGCCGTTTCCTGATAGATAGGGTTTCTTAATTTTAGATTCTGCTCAATAGCATAAGGTCTTAAATCAAAGATTGTAGAAACTTTTTTAGCGATTTCACCATCGTGAAGATCAACCTTAGCTGTTCCGTAAGTATTGATATATAATCCACAAGGCTCGGCAACACCAATAGCATAAGAAACCTGTACCAAAACTTCGTCAGCAACACCAGCTGCCACTAAGTTTTTAGCAATGTGCCTTGTTGCATAGGCTGCACTTCTGTCTACTTTTGACGGATCTTTTCCAGAGAAAGCACCACCTCCGTGAGCTCCTTTTCCACCGTATGTATCAACGATGATTTTTCTTCCTGTAAGACCAGTATCTCCGTGAGGACCTCCAATTACGAATTTACCTGTAGGATTGATGTGATATTTAATCTGATCGTTGAATAATGCCTTGATCTCCTCAGTCTGCTGTGCAACTACTCTAGGAACAAGGATGTTTTTGATATCTTCACGGATTTTGTTCAACATTTCTTCTTCTGTTCCGAAGTCATCATGCTGAGTAGAAACTACGATAGAGTCAATTCTGATGGGCTTATGATCGTCAGAATACTCAATAGTTACCTGACTTTTTGCATCAGGACGCAGATAAGCAATTTCCTTATTTTCTCTTCTGATGGCAGAAAGTTCTTTAAGGATTGTATGTGCTAAATCTAAAGCAAGAGGCATATAGTTTGCCGTTTCATTGGTAGCATATCCAAACATCATTCCTTGGTCACCAGCTCCTTGTGCGTTTGCTTTAGCTTCAAAGGATTCATCATTTACCGCTCTGTCAACTCCTTGATTGATATCAGGTGACTGCTCATGGATTGCAGAGATTACTCCACAAGAATCTCCGTTGAACATATATTCACCTTTTGTATACCCAATTCCATTGATTACTTCTCTGGCAATGGTTTGAACGTCAAGATAAGCATCAGATTTTACTTCTCCTGCCAATACTACCTGTCCTGTAGTTACAAGAGTTTCACATGCTACTTTTGAACTTTTATCGTAGGCTAAGAAATGGTCAATTAATGCATCAGAAATTTGATCTGCAATTTTATCCGGATGTCCTTCTGAAACTGATTCAGACGTAAATAAATAAGACATATTATTCTTTGTTTTTTAGATTAAAAAATAGTGCCGAAGAAAAATAAGAATAAAATTGCCCGAAAAAAGAATACTGTTTTAGCATTTTTTTATAGAGGTTGCAATCAGGTCAAATTTTTCCTCGTCGTAAACGTCAGCAAATTTAAGCACTATTTTCGTAATACTCAAAATTTTTGTTTACTAATTATAATTTTCTTTAAATTAATGATTTATATCACTTTAAAGCCTTTATACTACTGAGGCTTTATGCTTACAAATTCTTTCGGACTTGCGTGATAATTCAGCTTAAGCTCTAAAGAACTTTTGATAGAATGTGACAATTCATCAATAATCTTCTGCTTGAAAGTTGGCTTATAGTAAATAATACTGATCTCTCTGTAAGGGAAAGGTTTCTTGAATCTGAAGACATTCTTTTTCTGCTCTTCAGAAAGCTGGCTTAATGCCAATTCCGGAAGAATACTGATTCCACCTACTTTATCTACCATATGTACTAAAGTCTGAATATTGGAAGCAAGGAAATCTAAATTTTTAGGCTTCAAGGTATTCTCTTTCAGGTGGCAGATATTTTCGAATTGATTTCTAAGGCAGTTTCCTTCTTCAAGCAACCATACTTTTTCCACATTCAGGTCCTCAGGGATAATGTAAGAATTCTTTTTGTTGGCTTCAGTGTTGGAGCTGTAAATCATCAACTCTTCATTGAATAGGAAATCCTGGTAAAACTCATCAGCAGTATCATAAGGAGTAGAAATAATTCCAGCATCCAATTCTCCGGCTTTTAGGGCTTTAATAATATTATCCGTTGTCATTTCCTTTACATTCATCTGGATCTTTGGATTGTCTTCAAGGAATTTGAAGATTTCCGTAGGCAGTATAAATGAAGAAACGGTAGGAATAATTCCGAGGTTGATTGTTCCTCCTAAAATATTATTCAATAGGTTCGCCTTGTTTTTCAGCTCATTGACAGATTCTATAATTACCTTGGCCTGATCAATGATCTGAAGACCTACATCTGTAGTACGGATGGGGTGAGTTGTTCTGTCAAAAACCTTTACATCCAGTTCGTCCTCAAATTTCTGTATCATGGCACTTAACGTAGGTTGGGTAATGAAGCATGCCTGAGCTGCTTTACCAAAATGTTTATACTTATCAACAGCGATAAGATATTCAAGTTGCTGAATGTTCATTTGATTAATATTATCTATTACAAAGATATAACGTTTTTGTTATTACCAATTAAAAATTCAAGTAAATTTGATATTCACTACCTTTACACTTGGATTTAGAAAAAGGAACAATTATTCAAATCAACAATTATATGGATTCTAAGAAATTAACGTTAAGTAACGGCGCACCTTATTTTGAGCATCAGGATTCCCAGACGGTAGGACCAAGAGGCCCGGTATTGCTGCAGGACTTTATTCTTCAGGAAAATCTTGCACACTTCGTTAGGGAAAGAATTCCTGAAAGAATTGTACATGCCAAAGGAACCGGAGCCTACGGAACTTTTACTGTAACACATGATATCAGTAAATACACAAAGGCAAAACTATTTTCAAAAGTAGGAAACTCCTGCAGAATGTTTGCCCGCTTCTCCACTGTTGGTGGCGAAAAAGGAAGTGCAGATACGGCAAGGGATCCAAGAGGATTTGCCCTAAAGTTTTATACTGAAGATGGAAACTGGGATCTTGTAGGAAACAATACGCCTATATTTTTCATTAAAGACGCCAAGAAATTTCCGGATTTTATTCATACACAAAAAAGACTTCCGAAGACCAATCTAAAAAGCGCTGCCATGATGTGGGACTTCTGGAGCTTAAATCCTGAATCACTTCATCAGGTTCTTATCTTAATGTCAGACAGAGGAACACCGTATGGCTACCGTCATATGCATGGCTTCGGATCTCATGCTTTCTCCATGATCAATGATAAAAACGAACGAGTATGGGTGAAGTTCCATTTTAAGACTCAACAGGGAATAAAAAACTTCACGGATCAAGAAGCCTCAAAAATGGCTGGAGAAAATCCTGATTTCGCACAGGAAGATCTTTGTAATGCCATTGAAAATGGAGATTTCCCAAAATGGACGATGTATATTCAGGTCATGACAGAGGAACAGGCAAAAGATTTCAGATGGAATCCTTTTGATATAACGAAGGTATGGTTCCATGATGATTTCCCATTGATTGAAGTGGGAGAAATGGAACTGAATGAAGTTCCCGTTAATTATTTTGCCCACGTTGAACAATCTACATTCTCTCCAAGCAGCCTGATTGACGGAATCAGCTTCTCTCCGGATAAAATGCTTCAGGGAAGGTTATTTTCCTATCCTGACGCTCACCGATACAGAGTGGGTGTAAATGCTCACCAGCTGGAAGTAAACAGATGTCCTTTTGCTGTTAACAATTACCAAAGAGACGGATATATGGCAGATTCAAGCCACTATCAGGATAAGCCGAACTATTATCCGAACAGTTTCGATGACATCAAGCCAGACTCTTCCTACAAAAGCTATGAGTATGAATTAGACAGCGCTCATGTTGCCAGCTACAACAGAAATGAAAATGACAGCGATCATTATACTCAACCGGGTCTCCTGTATTCAAAAGCAATGAACGCCGAGGACAGAGATCATTTGATTCAAAATATTGTGGGAAGCATGAGAGGGATCAGCGGGCCGAAAAAAGACGAGATTATTAACCGACAATTGTGTCATTTTTTCCGTGCAAACATTGAGCTTGGCATGAAAGTGGCTTCTCAACTAAACGTAAATATTGATGCAAATATGATGAATCACTCCAAATAATCATATTGAACAATAAATTAAAAAAAAGGAAAAAAAAATAATATTTTTTCCTTTTTTTTGTAAAAAATTCATAATTTGCAAAGGATGATATTTTAAAGTGGAAAAATGAGTTACGAAAATATATTATTAAAAAAGGAAGATAAATTATCTATCATTACCATAAACAGACCTGAAAGTTTAAATGCCTTAAATGCAAAAACAATTCAGGAGATCAGTATAGCATTGGATGAACTTAATTCTGACCATTCATGTAGGGTGATTATCCTTACCGGAAGCGGAGAAAAATCGTTTGTAGCTGGAGCTGACATCAAAGAATTCAGTGAATTCGGACAGGAAAAAGCGGAAGAGCTTGCCAGAAATGGCCAAAACTCACTGTTTAACAAAATTGAAAACATGTCTAAACCTGTCATTGCAGCCGTAAATGGTTTTGCATTGGGAGGAGGTTTAGAGCTTGCTATGGCATGCCACATCAGATATGCATCGGAAAACGCCAGATTAGGGCTTCCTGAAGTAACTCTTGGATTAATTCCAGGATACGGAGGAACTCAAAGGCTTCCCAAGCTTGTAGGGAAAGGTATTGCCAACGAAATGATCTTCTCAGCCAAAATGATCCCTGCTCAAAAAGCAAAAGAGATCGGATTGGTAAATGAAGTATACCCAATTGAAGAACTATTAACCAAAACGAAAGAATTAGCGAATGCTATTGCCTACAATTCACCAATGGCAATATCCAAGGCTATAAACGCCGTCAATTTATCTGACACGGATAAAGGTTTTAATGCTGAAATTAAGTATTTCGGAGAACTTTTTGACATGGAAGATAAGAAAGAGGGAGTCACTGCTTTCCTAGAGAAAAGAAAGCCGAACTTCTAATCTTTCAAAAGATTTTAATCCAAATTATTTCGAAAAACTAATGCTGCGGTATGAATAAGTTTGATAAAGCTTATCTAAAAATGGCCCAGGAATGGGCAAAACTTTCCTACTGTAAGAGAAAACAGGTAGGAGCTCTTATCGTAAAAGATAGGATGATTATTTCAGATGGTTACAACGGGACTCCTTCGGGATTCGAAAACTGCTGTGAAGATGGAGAAGGAAAAACGCACTGGTACGTATTGCATGCAGAAGCCAACGCTATATTAAAGTTGGCTCGCTCTACACAATCTGCAAAGGGAGCAACGTTATATTTAACGCTGTCACCTTGTAAGGAGTGTAGCAAGTTAATCCTTCAAGCAGGGATTACAAGACTGGTGTATATTAATGAGTATTCGGACGACGATGGAATATCGTTCCTGAGAAACCATAACATTGAAATAGAACAAATATCGGACTGTGAACTAAAAAAATAAGCACAAATGACTTGGGATGAAAAGATCAAAGATTTTGAAATATTTCTTCGTTTCGAAAGAAATTTTTCAGAAAACACGCTCGACGCCTACGTTCGGGACATTAAGAAACTAAAAGATTACGCAGAAGAAGATCTGGAAAACGTCGGTCCAGATTCTATCGGCTACGAAAACCTGCAGGAATACATATTCAATCTTTCTAAACAGAAATTCAGTGAGAGGTCTCAGGCAAGATGGATATCTTCCATAAAGGCATTCTTCAAATTTTTACTAGAGGATGAATACCGAGAAGACAACCCTGCAGTGTTACTTGAAGGCCCAAAACTGGGATTGTATCTACCTGATACTTTAAGTTTACCGGATATTAACAAAATTATTGCAGCGATTGAGGTCAATACAGATCTCGGGAAAAGAAACCAGTGTATCATTGAGGTACTGTATGGTTGCGGACTCCGTGTTTCTGAACTGATTGACCTGAAGATCTCCAATATCAACTTCAAAGAGCAGTATATTAAAGTCTTAGGAAAGGGTAATAAGACCCGTTTTGTTCCTTTGGCTGATTATACCGCTGAATTGTTGGAAAGTTATATTAAAGAGGTACGCTCGAAGGGAAAAATCAATAAAAAATATGAAGACACTCTATTCCTGAACAGTCGTGGTACTTCCATGTCTAGAGTAATCGTATTTCTTATCATTAAAGAACTTACAGATAAAGCGGGAGTTAACAAAAAGATTTCTCCACATACCTTCAGGCATTCTTTTGCTACACATTTGTTGCAGAATGGAGCTGATCTTCGTTATATCCAGGAAATGCTGGGGCACTCCAGTATTACAACAACGGAAATTTACACTCACCTGAAAACGGAAGAACTAAGGGATGTCATCTTGAGTTATCACCCTAGAAATATTAATATTACTCAATGAAGTTATTGAAATATTGCCCAAGCTGTGGCAAAGAGTCCTTACATTGGGATGGCGAGAAGAAATGGAGCTGTCCTGATTGTGGGTTTACACTGTACAACAATGTGGCAGGCGCCGTAGCGGTTGTCATCCGATGTGGAGACGAGATTTATCTTACGCGAAGAAACAGAGATCCTAAAAAAGGGAAACTGGATCTGGCCGGGGGATTCGTTGACCCTAAGGAAAGTGCAGAGGAAACCTGTAAAAGAGAACTTTTTGAAGAACTTCAGCTTGAGGTTGATATATCAAACCTGAAATACCTTACCAGCCTGCCTAACGTGTATCAGTATAAGGAAATCGACTATAATACAATTGATCTCTTTTATGAATACAATGTTTCGGAGAAGTTTGAGGTAAATCTTGAACTTTCGGAGATTTCAGAAGCAGTATGGATTCCTTTACAGGAACTTCATCTTGAAGATATTGCCTTTGATTCTCAGAAAAGATTCTTTGAGGATTATTTAAAGAAATAATTTTTGTACATATTCTCTCGCAGATTTTACAGAGGTAGCAGATTATTGGTTGATCCAACTGCTTATTTTGTAAAATCTGCGAGAGTTTTTTTATTGAAAAAATTAGTATGTCTTGGTCTTCAGCATTTCATCAAAATACTGAATTAATAAAGATCGTTCTGCCTCTGAGAGGTTAGCTTCTTTATGATAAACAATATAACCAGGCAATGGCATTGTCTTATGTTTAAGAGCCTCCATAGACCTATCGAGCATATTCTCTTTTAATTCCTTATTATAGGTTCCCCAAATAGAAAAATTAAGATGTGCACGCCCATCATTCACATGACTTTTTACAGACCAGGAAATCGGCGCAATAAAGGCATATTTCGGATATACTGTTTCATTTGAATGACAGTCATAGCAGGCATTTTTAAGTAATGTACTCACTTTCTGCGGGACTTTATTGGCCACAACAAAATTCACCTTGGCATCGACAGGTTGATTAACCGTGTCAATAGGAATAAACTGAATAAGTGCAAAGGCTACAAGAACCCAAAAACCAATTTTCTTTGCTGTCTTCATACATCTTCTACTTTACCGGAGTTATAATCGCATTATCCGATTTTATTTCTTTTTTTGCCTCTTTCACCACAGGCTCTTCCTGTTGAGAGGGGGAAAGCGTAGTAGGTGCCACTGTTGAAGAAGGGGCGCCTTTAGGGCTATCAAGAGTTCTGGTATCTTTTAAATCCCAATTTTCCCGGGTCTCCCATAATGGTCTTACCACAGCCTTCTTATAGAATACATAAGCATCTTCTGCAAAGGTTTCGTTGGCAAAATCAGCTTCATCCCAATATTTGTTCTCATTATTATCCACCAAGATCCTTACGATATATTCTTCGGGTTTCAGGATATCAAATTTAACTTTATCTCCCTTGGTGTATCTTTCATACAGTATTTTTTCGGAGGAATCCATAAGCTGGATCCAGTAGCTGGAAGTTGGTGCATTCTGAAGTTCAAATTCAAGGCTTCCAAATTCTTCTACTTTATCAACCTCAAAATCAAATCGTTTTGACAATGTATTTTTGGTATAGAAAGAGGAAACAGTTTCCTTAGGAATGGTAAGTTGATATTTTTTTCCGCTAACAAAATCAGACTTTACTATAATCTGATATGGATTGGTCTTCGATATGGCAGCTGTAAACTCCTGCGTTGTTAAACTATCACTTTTCAATACCCATTTTGATGGATCAATTTTGTCAATGATATATGCCGAGGCAATTTTAAAGTCAGATTTTGGAGCTAATGAACCCCCACCATTATCACTGACAATATCCATTGCATTCTTCTTATTGTATTTATAGAACACAGAAACAGTATCTTGCTTGCTGCCAATATCATAACTGAACTGCAATTTCTCGGTAGTTTCCTGTCCTATATTATCTTTAACCGCATCAAACCAAATTCTCACAGAATCTGATTTAGGATTGTGTGTTATGTTTAGATCCTTAAGCTTATCATTATTAA containing:
- the xerD gene encoding site-specific tyrosine recombinase XerD is translated as MTWDEKIKDFEIFLRFERNFSENTLDAYVRDIKKLKDYAEEDLENVGPDSIGYENLQEYIFNLSKQKFSERSQARWISSIKAFFKFLLEDEYREDNPAVLLEGPKLGLYLPDTLSLPDINKIIAAIEVNTDLGKRNQCIIEVLYGCGLRVSELIDLKISNINFKEQYIKVLGKGNKTRFVPLADYTAELLESYIKEVRSKGKINKKYEDTLFLNSRGTSMSRVIVFLIIKELTDKAGVNKKISPHTFRHSFATHLLQNGADLRYIQEMLGHSSITTTEIYTHLKTEELRDVILSYHPRNINITQ
- a CDS encoding NUDIX hydrolase is translated as MKLLKYCPSCGKESLHWDGEKKWSCPDCGFTLYNNVAGAVAVVIRCGDEIYLTRRNRDPKKGKLDLAGGFVDPKESAEETCKRELFEELQLEVDISNLKYLTSLPNVYQYKEIDYNTIDLFYEYNVSEKFEVNLELSEISEAVWIPLQELHLEDIAFDSQKRFFEDYLKK
- a CDS encoding heme-binding domain-containing protein, which produces MKTAKKIGFWVLVAFALIQFIPIDTVNQPVDAKVNFVVANKVPQKVSTLLKNACYDCHSNETVYPKYAFIAPISWSVKSHVNDGRAHLNFSIWGTYNKELKENMLDRSMEALKHKTMPLPGYIVYHKEANLSEAERSLLIQYFDEMLKTKTY
- a CDS encoding Ig-like domain-containing protein, producing MKRFLLLFVISFLVHSCARVGSPVGGPKDTLAPRFLSSNIDTTRINVKRDIRELRLDFDEYITLKDINKNLIISPPIKNIKRILPSNIANKFVLIQWTDTLQANTTYNFNFGNSIVDNNETNILRYFNFAFSTGDKLDDLYISGEVQDALQIKKKSGTTENKLVVGLYQVKDTMNYKQKPYYITKVDDDGYYELNYLSPGKYKIIAFDDENGNSVYDPGKEKIGFNKEVIDFEKSISGLNLKVYPSKKPLKYSEMKEVGGGILMTFEGHPEEAKVLSVNNDKLKDLNITHNPKSDSVRIWFDAVKDNIGQETTEKLQFSYDIGSKQDTVSVFYKYNKKNAMDIVSDNGGGSLAPKSDFKIASAYIIDKIDPSKWVLKSDSLTTQEFTAAISKTNPYQIIVKSDFVSGKKYQLTIPKETVSSFYTKNTLSKRFDFEVDKVEEFGSLEFELQNAPTSSYWIQLMDSSEKILYERYTKGDKVKFDILKPEEYIVRILVDNNENKYWDEADFANETFAEDAYVFYKKAVVRPLWETRENWDLKDTRTLDSPKGAPSSTVAPTTLSPSQQEEPVVKEAKKEIKSDNAIITPVK